CTCATGAAAGTACTGAATTCATATACCATCATAGGTTTGTCATATTTGAAGACTGCAATTAGTGTAATAGCAAGAGTCATTCCGGTAATGGATATATAACTGGCTATTTCAAAACGATTAGTGTAGAGAAAAATTGATGATACAGTTAGCATAGTAATAAGAGAAATCGCAATTTGAAATTCCATGATGCGGTTATCTTTTAGGAGCACAGTTAATAAAAATAAAAGAATAAGAATGAAACTAATATTAAAAATTTTGAGGATTTTTTCTTGAATTTTCAAGTGAAAATTTTTTTCTTGCTCTTTTATAATGTCCATATTTACTCCTTTTGAAGTCGATATTTAAATTGCTGTTTTTATTTTCGGTTTTTTTTTTGAATGCTAAAGTAAAAATTATCCTAATGCAACATCTAAGGCCATCATGATAGCAAATCCTATCATTGCCCCGTAAGTTGCACTGTCTGTATCTTTGCTGCTTTGCGCTTCAGGAATCAGTTCTTCGATGACAACATAAATCATAGCACCAGCAGCGAAAGATAATGCATAAGGAAGAGTAGGACGTAATGCTATAGCTAATAATGCACCTAAAATCCCTGCAATGGGTTCAACAACACCAGATAATTGTCCATACATGAAACTTTTTCTGTGGGTCCAGTTTTCACGGCGAAGAGGTACGGAAACTGCTGCACCTTCCGGGAAATTTTGGATTCCAATTCCAATAGCTAATGCAATAGCACTCCCAATAGAGTAACCTTCTAATCCTGCACTGGCTGCTCCAAATGCAACACCAACTGCTAAACCTTCTGGAATATTGTGTAGTGTAATAGAAGAAATAAGAAGAGTAGTACGTCTCCAACTGGTTTTCATTCCTTCGGCTTGCGAAATGTCTAAATTGCTATGCAGGTGAGGTAAGGTACGATCTAATACCCAAAGGAATAATCCACCTAATAAAAATCCCACTACTGCAGGGATCCAAGGAATTCCTCCTAGTTCTTCGGAGAGTGCAATAGCAGGTGCCAAAAGAGACCAATAACTTGCTGCTATCATTACTCCCGCCGCGAATCCAAGCATTCCGTTTAAGATCTTTTTGTTCAAGGTGTTGAAAAAAAATACTAATGCAGCTCCTGCTGCTGTCATCATCCATGTAAACAATGTACCGATCAAAGCCTGTACAACAGGACCAAGATTATAGAACCAATCCATAAATACCTCCTAATTTAGCTAATAAAATTATATATTTTTTTTTGTTATATGTCAAAGAATGTAAATAAAAACTTGTTGATTTCCTAAAATAAATAATGTATACTGAGTATAATAGTTCATGAGGCATGTATGGAGAAATTCTCATTTGAGGATTTAAATCAAATTCTTATTAAAGTTCCTGATTTATATAAAAAGAAAAAGTTATCTGTTTTAATGCCATTTTATAACGAGCAGAAACTCATTGTCAACAATGTTTATGAAGTTGCGAATTTATTGCGTTCTTGGAATTGGAATTTTGAAATTGTTGCTTCAGATGATGGTTCTACTGATAATGGGGCTCAAGAGCTTAATGATATTAAGTCTGAAATTCCTGAATTAATTATTGTTTCATCGCCGCGCAATTTTGGTAAAGGTAGGGCTTTGTTGTCTGCTTATGAAGCTTCTTCCGGGGATTATATATTATTTTTGGATGCTGATTTGGAGCTTTCAACTCAGCATATTCCTTATTTTTTTCTTAGAATGATTGAAACGAATGCTGATGTCGTGATAGGAAGCAAACAAGACCCTAAATCAAATTTATATTATCCTTTGTTCAGAAAATTGATGAGTGGAATTTATTTTTTTATTATTAAAATATTGTTTCATTTGCCTATTCAGGATACGCAAACAGGTATTAAACTGTTTAAGCGTGAAATTTTAGATATTAGTCTACCTTATCTTTTGGTGAAGCGTTTTGCTTTCGATGTTGAACTTTTGACTCTTTGTTATAGGCAGGGTGCAAAAATTGTTTCTGCGCCGATTCTGCTGAATTTTGTCCGTGGAAACGACACCAGAATGAATTTTGATACAGTTCTTCATGTTATTAAAGATACTTTAGCGGTCTTTTGGCGGATTCATACGGGGTTCTGGCAAACCTATCAAACAGGACGGCAGAATCTAAAATATGCTGCTGTTTTTGTTGGCGGTAAAGCTATGGTTTATAATGTGGATTCCTTTTTTGTAGAGGGGTTAGATAATCTTAAAGATCTGATGCCCCAGCTGGCAGATTATGATGCGGTTATATTCCTCAAAAATAATATGGAATTACCTTCTTTTGCAAAAAGTAGTCTTGATAGGATTTTCGTTGATTCACAGATTCAAGCTGTGTATCCTTTATTATATTCTTCTGTTGAACAAGGGCTTAGTTTTTTTCGTTATTCTATGCTTGCTAACATTTTTTTTTATGCGGGATACTATCCTCATTACCGGCCGGTACGTCAAAAATTTATTGTTTCACTGTTATCTATTTCACTAGATAAATGTGTAGTACGTCGAACATATCTAGAACAGCTTCTCAAAAAATATCAAAATATCCATATTTCTGAGGTAACAGTTGATTATTCTAAAACCGTGCATAGTCCATATTTTTTTCTAAATGTTTTGATTCCTGATAAAAATCAGGAATGGAATGATCTGTTAGAAGGTGAAATGCATTTAATAGATTCTGTGAAAAGAAGTATCCATTATTTATTATGGACTTTATATGCTGTTGGATTGTTTATTTTTTTGTGGGGATTTTGGTGGGGAATAATTCTATTTTTAGCGGTTGAATTTGCTATTTTTGGTTGGTCAGTTTTTGGTTTGGGTATTAGAAGGGGAATTCCATTTTATGGGATGTTTTGCTCAGAAAGAATGAAACTATTTTTTAGATCGAAAAATAATCTTAAAATAATAATATTGCGTTTTTTTAAAAAATAATTTATAATAACATTAATTTTATTAATTTGAAGTTAAATGAAGTGAGGATCCATAATGGGCTTATTTTCGGGAATACGTGATGTTTTTATCAATGATATTGCAATAGATTTAGGAACAGCAAATACTCTTATCTATGTGCGTGGTAGAGGAATAGAATTGTCCGAACCATCGGTAGTTGCTCTTCAAACAAGTACAGGAAAGGTAATAGCAGTAGGACGTGAAGCAAAAAAAATGCTTGGAAAAACTCCTGGTGATATTTTAGCTGTGCGTCCTATGCAGGATGGTGTTATTGCTGATTTTGAAGTAGTTGGGAAAATGATGAAATATTTTGTTGCTAAGAGCCAACCTCATAAAAAGTTAGTATATCCACGTGTTGTAATGGGAGTTCCTTCTGGAGTTACGGAAGTTGAGCGTCGTGCTGTTCGTGAAGCAGCAGAGCAAGCTGGTGCTACTAAGATTTATCTTATTGAGGAATCGCGAGCAGCAGCTTTAGGTGCCGGTATTCCTGTAGAAGAGCCAGCTGGACATATGGTTGTAGATATTGGAGGCGGGACAACTGAAGTTTCTGTATTATCGCTTGGAGGTATTGTTATTACCAATTCTATCAGAGTAGGGGGTGATAAATTTGATGAAGCTATTATTTCTCATTTGAAAAAATATCATAATTTAGTTGTCGGCGAGCGTACTGCTGAAGAAGTTAAAATTAAAATAGGATCAGCCTATCCTCTCAAAACAGTAGAACATATTGAAATAAAAGGAAGAGATGCTATTTCAGGTTTGCCCCGCACTTTGAAAATTGATAGTGTGGAAGTGCGTGAATCTTTACAAGATGTAGTAAACCAAGTATTAGACGTTATTCGTCTAACTCTCGACCAGACTCCTCCAGAATTAGCATCTGATATTATTGATCGCGGTATTGTAATGACAGGTGGAGGAGCTCTGTTACGAGGTTTAACAAAATTTATTGCTAAAAATACGGGCGTTCCTTCGTTTCTTGCTGATCAACCATTGACATGTGTTGTTATGGGGTGTGGTAAATTTCTTGAAAATATTAAATATTATGAAACCCCTTATTCTGTATAGAAATGATACGGATTATTTTTCGTTATAGATTATTGTTAATTACATTATGCTTACTTTTTTTGTCTATGATTTTAATGTCATCAAAAATTAATACAGATCGATTTCATTTCAGGACTTTTTTATTTTCTATGGTTTATACGATAGAAAATTCTATTGTTACTGTATATAATTCTGTGAGAAATGTGTTTGCTAATGTCAAACAAATAAGGACGTTAGAATCACGCCTAGAAAGTGCCGAACAAAGGCTTCTGCGCTACCGGGAATTGACTTTTCTTTATGAACAGTTACAAAAAGAAAATGAAAATTTTCGTAAAATGTTGAATATTCAATCACGTCTCAATTATAAG
This genomic stretch from Brevinema andersonii harbors:
- a CDS encoding rod shape-determining protein, with protein sequence MGLFSGIRDVFINDIAIDLGTANTLIYVRGRGIELSEPSVVALQTSTGKVIAVGREAKKMLGKTPGDILAVRPMQDGVIADFEVVGKMMKYFVAKSQPHKKLVYPRVVMGVPSGVTEVERRAVREAAEQAGATKIYLIEESRAAALGAGIPVEEPAGHMVVDIGGGTTEVSVLSLGGIVITNSIRVGGDKFDEAIISHLKKYHNLVVGERTAEEVKIKIGSAYPLKTVEHIEIKGRDAISGLPRTLKIDSVEVRESLQDVVNQVLDVIRLTLDQTPPELASDIIDRGIVMTGGGALLRGLTKFIAKNTGVPSFLADQPLTCVVMGCGKFLENIKYYETPYSV
- a CDS encoding ZIP family metal transporter — protein: MDWFYNLGPVVQALIGTLFTWMMTAAGAALVFFFNTLNKKILNGMLGFAAGVMIAASYWSLLAPAIALSEELGGIPWIPAVVGFLLGGLFLWVLDRTLPHLHSNLDISQAEGMKTSWRRTTLLISSITLHNIPEGLAVGVAFGAASAGLEGYSIGSAIALAIGIGIQNFPEGAAVSVPLRRENWTHRKSFMYGQLSGVVEPIAGILGALLAIALRPTLPYALSFAAGAMIYVVIEELIPEAQSSKDTDSATYGAMIGFAIMMALDVALG
- a CDS encoding glycosyltransferase family 2 protein — its product is MEKFSFEDLNQILIKVPDLYKKKKLSVLMPFYNEQKLIVNNVYEVANLLRSWNWNFEIVASDDGSTDNGAQELNDIKSEIPELIIVSSPRNFGKGRALLSAYEASSGDYILFLDADLELSTQHIPYFFLRMIETNADVVIGSKQDPKSNLYYPLFRKLMSGIYFFIIKILFHLPIQDTQTGIKLFKREILDISLPYLLVKRFAFDVELLTLCYRQGAKIVSAPILLNFVRGNDTRMNFDTVLHVIKDTLAVFWRIHTGFWQTYQTGRQNLKYAAVFVGGKAMVYNVDSFFVEGLDNLKDLMPQLADYDAVIFLKNNMELPSFAKSSLDRIFVDSQIQAVYPLLYSSVEQGLSFFRYSMLANIFFYAGYYPHYRPVRQKFIVSLLSISLDKCVVRRTYLEQLLKKYQNIHISEVTVDYSKTVHSPYFFLNVLIPDKNQEWNDLLEGEMHLIDSVKRSIHYLLWTLYAVGLFIFLWGFWWGIILFLAVEFAIFGWSVFGLGIRRGIPFYGMFCSERMKLFFRSKNNLKIIILRFFKK